The DNA sequence TGAGATCCACATCAAAAACCAGCCCTCGGCCGGCGCGCTCGGCAGCGCGACGGACGACATCACGTACCGTTTTACGTTTGAGCAGGAGAATGAAGATCCCACGACGTTCTTCAACATCCGGCTCGGTAAGCAGAATCTCAAAACCACCTACACCGTCGAGAAAAGCACGGACGGCGGAGCGTCGTTCCTGACGATTCTGCAGGATGGCATCGTGCCTCCGAACCGCATCGGCCCTAGATCGCTCGGTAGTGATGTCGGCCTCTCGACGGACTACGAAAGTCTCGTCAACGACGCTATCGCGACCGCCTCGAGCGGCGAGGTGATCTTCGCCGGCCCGCGCGACGACGCCTTTTTTGTCGACCTCGGCGGCGTGTTCGACCTCGGGCAGACGCGCAGCCAGTACGGGGGGGATCCCTCCAACGCCGACAACGCCCGCGACGCCATCGCCGGCTTTAACGTCCACACGATCTCCCTGAAGATTCCGATCGAAAACTTGCAGAAAGATGGGTACGGGACGGATCAGGCCACGAGCATCCTCGATCCGAACTTCGTGATCGGGGTCTGGGCCTCGGCCAGCCGGCCACAGATCACTACACTCTCTCCTGAAGGCGCGAAGCCTACGTATTCGGGGCCCTGGGTTCAGGTATCCCGGCTCGGGATGCCGCTTACCAACGAGGCGGTGATTCCCATCGGCGAAAAGGACCGCTGGAACGCCGCGACGCCGTACAGCGAAGCCGAGCAGACCTTCATCACCTACTTCGCCAACCCGGAGCTGGGGCTTTACATGGACGACACCCAGTTTGGCGGCGCCGTGCCGGCGCTGGCCGCGCTGCGGATGCCGTCCATGTCCTACCCCGCGTTGGGCGATATCGATGGCGATGGCGCTCCGGGTCTCAACTTCCGGAATGGAAAAGATGGGGCGTTTGAAGTGACGAAGCTCGACCCGCCGCCCGATCTCTCGGGCACCGCCTTCGCCGTTCCGCTGGCGAAAGGGCTGGTGGGAGAAGGGGAGCCGAGGCTGGTGGACGTCTACCCGATCTTCTACTTCGGGGTGCCGAACGCCATCCCTTATCAGCTGGCTACCGGGAAGACCGGCGGCCCGCTCAGCGCCGGCAAGCCATTCATCCACAACTTCCTCCCGCACACCCAGGGGCCAGAAGGGGAGCTGTACGGCGGCGACATGCTGCGGCTGAACATGGCCACGCCGGTGACGCCACGGTCGGGAGAAGAGTTTGAGCTGTATTCTCGTCAGGGCCTCGTGCGCACCGCCGTGCTCGGTCTTACGGCCGCCCCGTACAACATGACGTCGGACCTCGAGTTCATTCCGCACATGGACGGCTTCCCGAACGGGCGCCGACTGGAGGATGACGTGACCACGATCGCCCTCCAGGCGGTTGGCGGCCTTGTGCTTGCGGCTGTCGGGCTGCCGTTCGACGACGCCACGGCCGGCGACTACAGCGATCTCGCGTCGCAGCAGTTGGTCGATGCGCTCAACTACACGGCCGGCCCCGTCGCGAATGACGTCCGCCTGCTCGACGAATTCCCATACCAGGCGACCCCGCACCGTGGGTTCGATTACGTCAAGCAGCTCACCGCGCTCGATCCGATGAACTTGCCGGTGAGTATCGAGGGCCTCGGGATGGCGGTGCCGAGCGCGTTCATGCTCGACCAGAACTACCCGAATCCGTTCAACCCTTCGACGACGATCGCCTACCAGGTGACGCGTCCGGGCAACCTGGCGATCCGGGTATACGACCTCCAGGGCCGGCTCATGTCGACCCTCGTCGATCAGGACCACGCCTCAGGTAACCACCAGCTCAGCTGGGACGCCTCGGCGCTGCCAAGCGGGACGTACTTCTACCGCCTGGAGGCCGAAGGAAAGTCGATCCAGACGAAGAAGGCAATTCTGGTGAAGTGAAATAAAAGAGGGTCATCTTGAGCCGCCCGGGATGTACATCCCGGGCGTGTCGAAGGACCTCCCGAATGGGCTGCGCCTCGCTTTAGACAGGTCTTGCACAATCGAGGGGTCCTTCGACAAGCTCAGGATGACCACCATTTTTAGGAATCAGACAAGCATTCCCGTCCCATGAAAACACATAAGCTCACCTCCATAATAACCGGACTCGCGCTGACGGGGGTCGTAGTCGTCGCCGGCTGGCTGGCCTATAGCTGGCTCAAACCGGAGGAGGCGCCCGATGTGGCGCAGGTGCCGGCGACGCCGGCGTCTCTATTTCTCAACGCCGAGTCGTCGGCGGCCTTTTATGAAGACCGCATCCGGAAGGCGCCGGACGACCTGGAAGCCTACACCCGCCTCGCCCAGGTATACCTCCAATTATCGAGGCAGACGGGCGACGAGACCCGCTTTGTCCCGCTCGCGTCGGAGCGCATCGAGCAGGCCCTGGCCCGGAATCCGGATGACTACTACGCGCAGGTCCTCCACGCCTCGTTGCTGAACATCCTGCACCGATTCGACGAGGCACGCGGCGAGGCGGAGGCCCTGGCGAAAGTCTATCCGCACGACTCTGCCGTTCAGGGCATCCTCGTCGATGCTTTCGTCGAACTCGGCGACTACGAGGCGGCGGTGACGGCGAGCGACCAATTGCTGGCGATGCGGCCGGGTCTTGCGGCGTACGCGCGCGCGTCGTACCTGCGCGAGCTGCACGGCGACGCGGCAGGCGCCATCGAGGCGATGGAGCTGGCCGTCGAAGCCGGCGTGCCCGGCCAAGAGGACCGCACGTGGGCGCTGATGCACCTCGGCACCCTGTACCTGGGTCAAGGCGATCTGGAAAGCGCCGAACGGATCTATAATGGGATATTGGAAGAGGCGCCCGGGTATGCGCAGGCCCTGGCCGGCCTCGGGCACATCGCCCATATCGAAGGCGCCACGGAATCGGCCATCGCCTACCTCGGCCAGGCCTATGCGCAGGAGCCGCGTGGTGCGTTTCTGGAGGTCCTTGTGGAGGTTTTCGCCGCCTCGGGCGACGAAGCCACGGCGAACCTGTACCTCGACCGCGTCGAGGCCGGCTACCGCGCGGCCTCCGCGATGGGCGAAAACAACCGGATGGAGTACGCCGATTTCCTTGCCGACCGTGGCGAGCGTCTGGAGGAGGCACTGGAGCTGGCGGAAGCTGAAGTGCGGCGCCGGCCGGGCCACCTCCACGCCAATGAGACCCATGCCTGGGTGCTCCACAAACTCGGCCGGTCCGCCGAGGCCGTCGCGCCGATCGAACGGGCCATGCGGCTGAACACAGGTGATGCGATGGTGCACTTCCGCGCCGGCCACATCTACCGGGCCATCGGGGATACGATCCTGAGCGAGCGCCATTTCCGGGCAGCGCTCGAAGCGAATCTCTACATCGAAAGCCTGACGGCGGCGGAGGAGGCGCGGGGGTTGATTGAGGAATAAAACCCGGCCCCAAACCCCGTCATCCCGAGCCCTCACGATGTAATCGTGAGGTGTCGAAGGACCTCCCGGCCGACCAAAGACCCTCATTTCAGCCCTTTTACTGTGATTCGGGAGGTCCTTCGACAGGCTCAGGATGACCACGGTTTAAAAGCCGAATCCGCCCATCCGCCTCGATGCATACCTGCTGCCCCCCCTCAATCCGTTCGAAGTCCGCCTCGGCCAGCGCCACGATCGGGATCGGCTTGCCATACATCTCATCCGCGACGATGGAGGCCAGGGCCATGAAGGTGTCCACTTCGCGGCTGACGATGGCCGCCGGCGCGACGCCGGCGCGGACGGACTCCAGCAAGATGGCTGTGGATGTGCTCGAGCCCCGGGTGAACGGCACCACGAGCACCCGGCCGGCGGCTATCTGCCCGGAAAGCGGATGCCGTCGGTCGATAATTTCACCCGTTCGTTGGTCGTAACCACCCCAGAAGCT is a window from the Rhodothermales bacterium genome containing:
- a CDS encoding DUF126 domain-containing protein; translated protein: MERIIHGIPVVPGAAEGAALVTDEPISFWGGYDQRTGEIIDRRHPLSGQIAAGRVLVVPFTRGSSTSTAILLESVRAGVAPAAIVSREVDTFMALASIVADEMYGKPIPIVALAEADFERIEGGQQVCIEADGRIRLLNRGHPEPVEGPPESQ
- a CDS encoding DUF4331 family protein; the protein is MKPYQRFLFPLALGALVAAGLGLPDFGDASSHREAPMISNDPLADNTDLYAFRSPDDPETVTIIANYIPLQLPEGGPNYNTFGENIRYEIHIKNQPSAGALGSATDDITYRFTFEQENEDPTTFFNIRLGKQNLKTTYTVEKSTDGGASFLTILQDGIVPPNRIGPRSLGSDVGLSTDYESLVNDAIATASSGEVIFAGPRDDAFFVDLGGVFDLGQTRSQYGGDPSNADNARDAIAGFNVHTISLKIPIENLQKDGYGTDQATSILDPNFVIGVWASASRPQITTLSPEGAKPTYSGPWVQVSRLGMPLTNEAVIPIGEKDRWNAATPYSEAEQTFITYFANPELGLYMDDTQFGGAVPALAALRMPSMSYPALGDIDGDGAPGLNFRNGKDGAFEVTKLDPPPDLSGTAFAVPLAKGLVGEGEPRLVDVYPIFYFGVPNAIPYQLATGKTGGPLSAGKPFIHNFLPHTQGPEGELYGGDMLRLNMATPVTPRSGEEFELYSRQGLVRTAVLGLTAAPYNMTSDLEFIPHMDGFPNGRRLEDDVTTIALQAVGGLVLAAVGLPFDDATAGDYSDLASQQLVDALNYTAGPVANDVRLLDEFPYQATPHRGFDYVKQLTALDPMNLPVSIEGLGMAVPSAFMLDQNYPNPFNPSTTIAYQVTRPGNLAIRVYDLQGRLMSTLVDQDHASGNHQLSWDASALPSGTYFYRLEAEGKSIQTKKAILVK
- a CDS encoding tetratricopeptide repeat protein; the protein is MKTHKLTSIITGLALTGVVVVAGWLAYSWLKPEEAPDVAQVPATPASLFLNAESSAAFYEDRIRKAPDDLEAYTRLAQVYLQLSRQTGDETRFVPLASERIEQALARNPDDYYAQVLHASLLNILHRFDEARGEAEALAKVYPHDSAVQGILVDAFVELGDYEAAVTASDQLLAMRPGLAAYARASYLRELHGDAAGAIEAMELAVEAGVPGQEDRTWALMHLGTLYLGQGDLESAERIYNGILEEAPGYAQALAGLGHIAHIEGATESAIAYLGQAYAQEPRGAFLEVLVEVFAASGDEATANLYLDRVEAGYRAASAMGENNRMEYADFLADRGERLEEALELAEAEVRRRPGHLHANETHAWVLHKLGRSAEAVAPIERAMRLNTGDAMVHFRAGHIYRAIGDTILSERHFRAALEANLYIESLTAAEEARGLIEE